The genomic stretch CGGCCTGGCGTTCGAAGGCCTGATCTCGGCCGCGTCTCGGCGCAGCTTCGCAGCCCACGTCGCCGAGCGCCGTGCCCAGGGCGGCCCCGCGGCCAAGCGCATCGAGGTGCGCATGCAGCTCCACGAGACGCCGGAGCTGCCAGTCGAGATCGCGCTGCACGCGGGCGAGTACGCGGGCAAGCCGGCCTGGCTGGTCGTCGCGCGCGATCTCTCCGAGCGGCGGGCGCTGCGCGCAGAGCGCAACCGCACCGAGTCGCTCGAGGAGGCGAACTCCGCGCTGCGAGAGGCGATGCTGCACGCCGAACAGACCACGCGCATCAAGACCGAGTTCCTCGCCAACGTCTCGCACGAGATCCGCACGCCGATGACGGCGATCCTCGGCTTCACCGAGGTGCTCCTCGAGGAGGCGCGCCGCGCTGCGGCGCCGGCCGGCACCGTCGACGCGCTGCGCACCATCCAACGCAACGGCGACTACCTGCTCGCGCTGCTCAACGACATCCTCGACCTGTCGAAGATCGAGTCGGGCCGGCTCGAGGTCGAGCACGTCACCTTCTCGCCCGTCGCGGTGGTGCGCGACGTCGAGCGGCTGATGCGCGTCCGCGCCGAGGCGAAGGGCGTCGGCTTCAACGTCGAGTTCGGCGGTGCGGTGCCTACGCAGGTCGAGGGCGACCCGACACGCGTGCGCCAGATCCTGATCAACCTAGTGGGCAACGCGATCAAGTTCACCGAGATCGGCGAGGTGCGGCTGCGCGTGCAGCTGCGCGACGAGCCCGCGCCGGCGCGGCTCTGCTTCGAGGTGATCG from Myxococcota bacterium encodes the following:
- a CDS encoding ATP-binding protein — protein: GLAFEGLISAASRRSFAAHVAERRAQGGPAAKRIEVRMQLHETPELPVEIALHAGEYAGKPAWLVVARDLSERRALRAERNRTESLEEANSALREAMLHAEQTTRIKTEFLANVSHEIRTPMTAILGFTEVLLEEARRAAAPAGTVDALRTIQRNGDYLLALLNDILDLSKIESGRLEVEHVTFSPVAVVRDVERLMRVRAEAKGVGFNVEFGGAVPTQVEGDPTRVRQILINLVGNAIKFTEIGEVRLRVQLRDEPAPARLCFEVIDTGIGITDAERSKLFRPFGQADSSTTRRYGGTGLGLTISKRLTDLLDGAIAVDSEPGHGTTFRVELPAGNLQGVARVPALPASPEAEPESPEGLAPLSGRVLLVEDGQDNQRLIALLLAKAGLEPVIVENGQQAVERIHEARLSGTPFQLVLMDMQMPVMDGYTATRILRRQGFDGSIVALTAHAMDAERGRCLSAGCDDFATKPIDRSRFYALLRRHLGERKDA